The Sesamum indicum cultivar Zhongzhi No. 13 linkage group LG1, S_indicum_v1.0, whole genome shotgun sequence genome includes a window with the following:
- the LOC105159299 gene encoding trafficking protein particle complex II-specific subunit 120 homolog gives MEPDASIETSSMIRVAVLPIAGIPPLLFRDYAAMLLRHHTVSLNSISSFYTEHQKSPFANQPWESGSLRFKFILGGSPPSPWEDFQSNRKILAVIGICHCPSSPDLRSVANQFAAACKSYSSSLVQRCFAFCPGDSQLEEESNKGSNLVLFPPADRQTQEFHLQTMVQDIAASLLMEFEKWVLQAESGGTIFKTPLDSQASLSSEEVIKAKKRRLGRAQKTIGDYCLLAGSPVDANAHYSTALELTRLTADFFWYAGAMEGSVCALLVDHMGQKDPVLEDEVKYRYNSVILHYRKSFIQDNAQRVSPLSFELEATLKLARFLCRRELAKEVVELLTAAADGATSLIDASDKLVVYVEIARLFGALGYHRKAAFFSRQVAQLYLQQDNKLAATSAMQVLAMTTKAYRVQSRASSEPASDAGQSYADGGKMHHHSIVSLFESQWSTLQMVVLREILLSAVRAGDPLAAWSAAARLLRSYYPLITPAGQNGLASALANAAERLPLGTRCGDPALPFVRLHSFPLHSSQIDIVKRNPAREDWWVGSAPSGPFIYTPFSKGEPTHNNKQELTWVVGEPVQVLVELANPCGFEVMVESIYLSVQSRNLDAFPVSVSLPPNSSKVITLSGIPTKDGPVSIPGCIVHCFGVITEHFFKDVDNLLIGATQGLVLSDPFRSCGAAKLKNAHVPNISVVPPLPLLVSHIVGGDGSVMLYEGEIRDVWISLANAGTVPVQEAHISLSGKNQDCVVSVASDTLKSALPLKPGAEVTICVTLKAWQLGVMDADAAASKGVPGTSGKQVKDGSSPMLLIHYAGPTTNPGKLQMGSVPAPGRRLVIPLNICVLQGLSFVKARLLSMEIPAHIGETYTKLVKSRSDGTAQENGSERSDRFMKIDPYRGSWGLRFLELELSNPTDVVFETSVSVEIENPINKESLSDRTCAEFGDPKTRIDRDYTARVLIPLEHFKLPVLDGSFLTKGSQMDGITGGRSSSFSEKNIKAELNASIKNLISRIKVRWQSGRNSSGELDIKDAIQAALQASVMDVLLPDPLTFGFRLAKSSSNNSANLNPPKQADMQVYCASGGSIIAHDMTPMEVLVRNNTRETIKINLSVTCKDVAGENCIEGDKATVLWEGVLTGIIMEIPPLQEIRHIFSLYFLIPGEYTMSAAAVIDDANEVLRARARTNSSDEPIFCRGPPFHVRVNGTA, from the exons ATGGAACCTGACGCGAGCATCGAAACTAGCAGCATGATCCGTGTGGCGGTCCTCCCCATCGCCGGCATACCCCCGCTTCTCTTCCGGGACTACGCTGCCATGCTTCTACGCCACCACACCGTCTCCCTCAACTCCATCAGCTCCTTCTACACTGAGCACCAGAAATCCCCATTTGCAAATCAGCCATGGGAATCTGGTAGCCTCCGCTTCAAGTTCATCCTCGGCGGATCGCCCCCGTCTCCCTGGGAGGATTTCCAGTCCAACCGCAAGATCCTCGCGGTTATCGGCATTTGCCACTGCCCTTCCTCTCCGGATCTCCGTTCCGTCGCTAATCAATTCGCTGCTGCTTGTAAGAGTTATTCATCCTCACTTGTTCAACGATGCTTTGCCTTCTGCCCAGGGGATTCGCAG CTAGAAGAGGAAAGTAACAAGGGGAGTAACTTAGTATTGTTTCCCCCTGCTGATCGGCAAACTCAGGAATTCCATTTGCAAACAATGGTGCAAGATATTGCTGCCTCATTGCTGATGGAATTTGAGAAATGGGTTCTCCAAGCAGAATCTGGTGGGACTATTTTTAAGACACCTCTTGATTCTCAAGCCAGTCTGAGCTCAGAGGAG GTCATTAAGGCAAAAAAGCGGAGACTTGGTCGTGCACAGAAAACCATCGGAGATTACTGCTTGTTGGCTGGATCACCTGTTGATGCCAATGCTCATTATTCTACTGCATTAGAGCTTACCAGGCTGACCGCAGATTTTTTCTGGTATGCTGGGGCAATGGAAGGCAGTGTTTGTGCATTGCTG GTAGATCATATGGGCCAGAAGGATCCAGTTTTAGAGGATGAGGTTAAGTATCGATATAACAGTGTCATTCTGCACTATAGAAAATCATTCATACAAGATAATGCTCAAAG GGTTTCACCTTTAAGCTTTGAACTTGAGGCCACATTAAAGTTGGCCAGATTCCTCTGCAG GCGGGAGCTAGCTAAGGAGGTTGTGGAGTTGTTGACAGCTGCTGCTGATGGGGCAACATCTTTGATTGATGCCAGTGACAAACTTGTAGTATATGTTGAAATAGCACGGCTCTTTGGTGCACTTGGTTATCATCGAAAAGCTGCCTTTTTCTCAAGGCAGGTGGCTCAGTTGTACTTGCAACAGGATAATAAACTTGCTGCAACCAGTGCAATGCAAGTCTTGGCAATGACAACAAAAGCATATCGTGTCCAAAGTCGAGCATCTAGTGAACCAGCTAGT GATGCTGGACAAAGTTATGCAGATGGAGGAAAAATGCATCACCACTCCATAGTCTCCTTATTTGAGTCACAGTGGAGCACCCTGCAGATGGTTGTGCTGAGAGAAATTCTTCTCTCAGCTGTTCGTGCTGGGGATCCTCTCGCTGCTTGGAGTGCTGCTGCACGTCTACTTAGGTCCTATTATCCTCTAATTACTCCAGCTGGGCAAAATGGTCTGGCCAGTGCACTTGCAAATGCAGCTGAGAGACTACCGTTGGGGACACGGTGTGGTGATCCAGCCCTCCCTTTTGTGAG GTTGCATTCATTCCCTTTACACTCATCACAAATCGACATTGTTAAGCGCAATCCGGCTAGAGAAGATTGGTGGGTAGGGTCTGCTCCTTCAGGTCCATTCATTTATACACCATTCAGCAAAGGAGAGCCAACTCATAACAATAAGCAGGAGCTAACCTGGGTGGTTGGTGAACCAGTACAGGTGCTGGTCGAATTAGCAAATCCCTGTGGCTTTGAGGTGATGGTTGAGAGCATCTATCTGTCTGTGCAGTCAAGAAATCTTGATGCTTTCCCTGTGAGTGTCAGTCTCCCACCCAACTCCTCAAAGGTGATCACATTATCTGGAATCCCAACCAAAGATGGTCCAGTTTCTATTCCTGGCTGCATCGTTCACTGTTTTGGCGTCATCACTGAACATTTTTTCAAGGATGTTGACAATTTGCTCATTGGGGCAACTCAAGGGCTTGTGCTTTCTGACCCTTTTCGTAGCTGCGGAGCAGCTAAGTTAAAAAATGCACATGTACCGAATATTTCGGTGGTACCACCACTGCCATTGTTAGTATCACACATTGTTGGTGGTGATGGTTCTGTAATGTTGTATGAAGGTGAAATTCGTGATGTATGGATTAGCTTGGCTAATGCAGGCACTGTTCCAGTCCAGGAGGCACACATCTCATTGTCGGGGAAAAACCAAGACTGTGTTGTATCAGTTGCTTCTGATACTCTGAAGTCTGCCCTCCCTCTGAAACCTGGTGCGGAAGTGACAATATGTGTAACCTTAAAAGCCTGGCAGCTTGGCGTGATGGATGCTGATGCTGCTGCCAGCAAGGGTGTGCCGGGGACCTCAGGGAAGCAAGTTAAAGATGGAAGTAGCCCAATGTTGTTGATCCACTATGCAG GTCCAACAACAAATCCTGGAAAGCTACAAATGGGGTCTGTTCCAGCTCCTGGGAGACGTCTGGTCATTCCCTTAAACATCTGTGTGTTGCAGGGCTTGTCTTTTGTAAAAGCTCGTCTGCTATCAATGGAAATTCCAGCGCATATTGGTGAAACTTACACCAAGCTAGTCAAATCAAGAAGTGATGGCACTGCGCAGGAGAATGGTTCTGAAAGATCTGATAGGTTCATGAAAATCGATCCTTACAGGGGAAGTTGGGGACTGCGCTTCCTTGAATTGGAGTTATCTAATCCAACAGATGTTGTCTTTGAGACTAGTGTTTCAGTTGAAATAGAGAACCCTATCAACAAGGAAAGCCTTTCCGACCGTACATGTGCAGAATTTGGTGATCCAAAAACAAGAATTGACCGGGATTATACTGCTAGAGtgctgataccacttgaacaTTTCAAATTACCTGTTCTTGATGGCTCCTTTCTCACCAAGGGTTCCCAAATGGATGGGATTACTGGTGGTCGAAGTTCTAGCTTCTCGGAAAAGAATATTAAGGCTGAGCTTAATGCATCCATTAAGAATTTGATATCCAGAATTAAAGTCAGGTGGCAATCTGGACGCAACAGTTCAGGAGAATTAGATATCAAAGATGCAATACAGGCTGCATTGCAGGCTTCTGTTATGGACGTGCTACTTCCAGACCCCCTGACATTTGGCTTTAGGCTTGCTAAAAGCAGTTCAAATAATTCTGCAAATCTCAATCCACCAAAGCAGGCTGACATGCAGGTCTATTGTGCATCTGGAGGTTCCATCATTGCACATGACATGACCCCAATGGAAGTGCTGGTACGCAACAATACCAGGGAAACGATTAAGATTAATCTCAGCGTAACATGCAAAGATGTAGCTGGTGAGAACTGCATCGAAGGCGACAAGGCCACCGTTCTGTGGGAAG GTGTTTTGACTGGTATTATTATGGAGATTCCTCCTCTTCAAGAAATCAGgcatattttctctctctatttcctgATCCCAGGCGAGTACACAATGTCTGCTGCTGCTGTGATCGATGATGCTAATGAAGTTCTTCGAGCCCGGGCTAGAACTAATTCATCTGATGAGCCAATCTTCTGTCGTGGACCACCTTTTCATGTTCGAGTGAATGGAACTGCATGA
- the LOC105161843 gene encoding ubiquitin domain-containing protein DSK2a-like isoform X1 — protein MGSNGGERIKVPANDTAECSETTVEIKIKTLDSQTFTLRVDKCVPVPELKEQIASVTGVLSEQQRLICRGKVLKDDQLLSAYHVEDGHTLHLVVRQPVALSSELSDHAATDPASSTGLNLGNRVGPGMVVGTFNISEQGDGAFPDLNRIVSAVLNSFGVTRYGSGSGAIDLNQPLLEHLSTAPGVSSTRNLSRLQSDQAASVAVPVEALQSPIIPDSLTTLLQYLSHLRQEFLANDGGQSAIARNAGSFESDGHDLEAAAHSSDPRGLLTPESLAEVITTTRQLLLEQATECLLQLSGQLESHSSVMDPLERSRIQSNAIRSGALFQNLGALLLELGRTIMTLRMGRAPADALVNAGPSVFVSSTGPNPIMVQPLPFQPGATFGSVPVGTVQHGSGLAGGSAGTGFLPRNIDIRIRAGSLFPRREPTSSQPQGQVAPISANSVNSGQQDAAPLDRNVHNREPQLRAIPIRTVVAAVPTSVGRGSDSSRGSIGILYPVLARVQHVSSGNSSGTRASQASDRTEQPIPDSAAEQQNLSGGNGNNNVPSEALNDQGFSGRIRGGLEQLLSTIFPGEHILSDDAYPQGSGSFPGHSGAAQDISSSQESASIVSGDGILLSNILRQIMPILSESSQAESNLPSTEGAISDETQVDGNPDRIASPHHRRGPDSPPSSKRQRRE, from the exons ATGGGAAGTAATGGTGGTGAGCGCATAAAGGTTCCTGCAAATGACACAGCTGAATGTTCTGAAACTACTGTTGAGATAAAGATCAAGACATTGGATTCTCAAACTTTCACATTGCGAGTGGATAAATGC GTGCCTGTTCCTGAATTGAAGGAACAGATTGCATCTGTAACTGGTGTCCTCTCTGAGCAACAACGCCTTATATGCCGTGGTAAAGTTTTGAAGGACGACCAGCTTCTCTCAGCTTATC atgTGGAAGATGGTCATACGCTACACCTTGTCGTGAGACAACCGGTTGCTTTATCGTCAGAGCTGTCTGATCATGCAG CAACTGATCCAGCATCAAGTACTGGGCTCAATCTGGGCAATCGTGTAGGTCCCGGTATGGTGGTTGGAACCTTCAATATATCGGAGCAGGGTGATGGAGCTTTTCCTGATCTAAATCGG ATTGTTTCCGCTGTACTTAATTCTTTCGGAGTTACAAGATATGGAAGTGGCAGTGGAGCGATTGATCTTAAT CAACCTCTGCTGGAACATCTGTCAACAGCACCTGGCGTCAGTAGTACCAGAAATTTAAGCAGACTGCAATCTGACCAAGCAGCTTCAGTAGCAGTTCCTGTGGAAGCTCTGCAGTCACCG ATTATACCCGATTCATTGACTACTTTGTTACAGTACTTGAGTCACTTGAGACAAGAATTTCTTGCCAACG ATGGAGGGCAGAGTGCAATCGCTCGAAATGCTGGTTCTTTTGAGAGTGATGGGCATGACTTAGAAGCTGCTGCTCATTCTAGTGACCCCAGAGGACTTCTGACACCTGAGTCCTTGGCAGAGGTGATAACAACCACCAGACAACTGCTTCTGGAGCAAGCTACTGAGTGCTTACTG CAACTTTCAGGACAGCTGGAATCTCATTCAAGTGTGATGGATCCGTTGGAGCGGTCAAGAATTCAATCAAATGCTATAAGATCAGGAgctctttttcaaaatttaggtgcaTTGCTGCTTGAGCTTGGTAGGACAATAATGACTCTGAGAATGGGTCGAGCACCG GCTGATGCGCTGGTGAATGCAGGGCCCTCTGTCTTTGTATCCTCAACAGGGCCTAATCCTATCATGGTTCAG CCGCTGCCTTTCCAACCAGGAGCAACTTTTGGTTCAGTTCCTGTTGGCACTGTTCAGCATGGCTCTGGTTTAGCTGGAGGTTCTGCTGGTACAGGGTTTCTCCCAAGAAATATTGACATCAGAATACGAGCAG GATCATTATTTCCTCGAAGAGAGCCAACTAGTTCACAACCTCAGGGGCAAGTTGCTCCAATATCTGCCAATAGTGTAAATTCAGGTCAACAAGATGCTGCACCGCTTGATCGAAATGTACACAACAGGGAACCACAATTGAGAGCAATTCCTATTAGAACTGTAGTTGCTGCAGTCCCCACTTCTGTTGGTCGTGGTTCAGATTCATCTCGTGGTTCAATAGGTATCTTATATCCAGTTTTGGCAAGAGTTCAACATGTATCTTCAGGAAATTCTAGTGGTACAAGAGCATCGCAGGCATCGGACCGCACTGAACAACCTATTCCTGATTCTGCAGCTGAACAGCAAAACTTATCTGGAGGGAATG gcAACAATAATGTACCTTCTGAAGCACTTAATGATCAAGGATTCTCTGGCCGGATCAGAGGAGGACTTGAGCAGCTGCTAAGTACAATATTCCCAGGGGAGCATATCCTCAGTGATGATGCGTACCCCCAAGGTTCAGGTTCTTTTCCTGGCCATTCTGGAGCGGCTCAAGATATTAGTAGTTCTCAGGAGTCAGCATCAATAGTGAGTGGTGACGGGATACTTTTATCTAACATACTGCGTCAGATAATGCCCATACTCTCTGAGAGCAGTCAAGCTGAGTCAAACTTGCCATCTACTGAAGGAGCAATCTCTGATGAAACGCAG GTTGATGGCAATCCAGATCGGATTGCTTCTCCTCATCATCGGCGAGGACCCGACTCACCACCAAGTTCAAAACGTCAGAGG AGGGAGTAA
- the LOC105160985 gene encoding 40S ribosomal protein S11-like, with amino-acid sequence MAEQTEKAFLKQPKVFLCSKKSGKGKAPGKGGNRYWKSIGLGFKTPREAVEGTYIDKKCPFTGDVSIRGRILAGTCHSAKMVRTIIVRRNYLHWVKKYQRYEKRHSNIPAHISPCFRVKEGDHVIIGQCRPLSKTVRFNVLKVIPAGSSGRGKKAFTGM; translated from the exons ATGGCGGAACAG ACTGAGAAGGCGTTCTTGAAGCAACCCAAGGTTTTCCTTTG CTCGAAGAAGTCCGGGAAGGGTAAGGCGCCAGGGAAGGGGGGCAACCGCTACTGGAAGAGCATCGGATTAGGGTTTAAGACACCCCGGGAGGCTGTTGAAG GCACTTACATTGACAAGAAATGCCCCTTCACTGGTGATGTGTCCATCAGAGGCCGTATTCTTGCTGGAACCTGCCACAGTGCTAAGATGGTGAGAACTATCATTGTTCGGAGGAATTACCTGCACTGGGTGAAGAAGTACCAAAG ATATGAAAAGAGGCATTCAAATATCCCAGCCCACATATCTCCCTGCTTCCGTGTGAAAGAGGGTGACCACGTCATTATTGGCCAGTGCAG ACCCTTGTCCAAAACTGTTAGGTTTAATGTTCTTAAGGTGATACCAGCTGGTTCATCTGGTCGTGGGAAGAAGGCCTTTACAGGGATGTGA
- the LOC105158176 gene encoding probable CCR4-associated factor 1 homolog 7: MFELPKNDQIQIREVWNDNLEQEFALIRDIVDGYPYVAMDTEFPGVVLRPVGNFNHINQYNYQTLKDNVDMLKLIQLGLTFSDENGNLPTCGTNTCCIWQFNFREFNVSEDIFANDSIELLRQSGIDFKKNNELGIDAGRFAELLMSSGIVLNDGMCWVTFHSGYDFGYLLKLLTCRSLPETPAGFFLLLNIYFPMVYDIKHLMKFCNSLHGGLNKLAELLEVERIGVCHQAGSDSLLTSCAFKKLKDNFFNGSTEKYAGVLYGLGIENGS; this comes from the coding sequence ATGTTTGAGTTGCCAAAGAATGACCAAATTCAGATTAGGGAGGTGTGGAATGACAATCTTGAACAAGAATTTGCTCTGATTCGTGATATAGTCGATGGTTATCCCTATGTTGCTATGGATACTGAGTTCCCGGGCGTGGTTCTTCGACCCGTTGGCAACTTTAATCATATCAATCAGTACAATTATCAAACCTTGAAGGATAATGTTGATATGTTGAAGTTGATTCAGTTGGGTCTCACATTTTCGGATGAAAATGGGAATTTACCCACTTGTGGGACTAATACTTGCTGCATTTGGCAATTTAATTTCCGTGAATTCAATGTCAGCGAGGACATTTTTGCTAATGATTCAATTGAATTGTTGAGGCAATCTGGGATTGATTTTAAGAAGAATAATGAGCTGGGAATTGATGCTGGCCGCTTTGCAGAGCTCTTGATGTCTTCCGGGATTGTTTTGAATGATGGCATGTGTTGGGTGACATTTCACAGTGGTTATGACTTTGGATACCTACTTAAGTTATTGACTTGTAGAAGTTTGCCCGAGACTCCAGCAGGGTTCTTCCTATTGCTGAACATATACTTCCCAATGGTGTATGATATCAAGCATTTGATGAAGTTCTGCAATAGCCTTCATGGAGGACTGAATAAGCTGGCAGAACTTTTAGAAGTTGAGAGAATTGGCGTCTGTCATCAGGCAGGTTCTGATAGTTTACTCACGTCATGTGCTTTCAAGAAGTTAAAAGATAACTTCTTCAATGGATCCACAGAGAAGTATGCTGGTGTGTTGTATGGTCTTGGCATTGAGAATGGatcttga
- the LOC105161843 gene encoding uncharacterized protein LOC105161843 isoform X2 gives MQVPVPELKEQIASVTGVLSEQQRLICRGKVLKDDQLLSAYHVEDGHTLHLVVRQPVALSSELSDHAATDPASSTGLNLGNRVGPGMVVGTFNISEQGDGAFPDLNRIVSAVLNSFGVTRYGSGSGAIDLNQPLLEHLSTAPGVSSTRNLSRLQSDQAASVAVPVEALQSPIIPDSLTTLLQYLSHLRQEFLANDGGQSAIARNAGSFESDGHDLEAAAHSSDPRGLLTPESLAEVITTTRQLLLEQATECLLQLSGQLESHSSVMDPLERSRIQSNAIRSGALFQNLGALLLELGRTIMTLRMGRAPADALVNAGPSVFVSSTGPNPIMVQPLPFQPGATFGSVPVGTVQHGSGLAGGSAGTGFLPRNIDIRIRAGSLFPRREPTSSQPQGQVAPISANSVNSGQQDAAPLDRNVHNREPQLRAIPIRTVVAAVPTSVGRGSDSSRGSIGILYPVLARVQHVSSGNSSGTRASQASDRTEQPIPDSAAEQQNLSGGNGNNNVPSEALNDQGFSGRIRGGLEQLLSTIFPGEHILSDDAYPQGSGSFPGHSGAAQDISSSQESASIVSGDGILLSNILRQIMPILSESSQAESNLPSTEGAISDETQVDGNPDRIASPHHRRGPDSPPSSKRQRRE, from the exons ATGCAGGTGCCTGTTCCTGAATTGAAGGAACAGATTGCATCTGTAACTGGTGTCCTCTCTGAGCAACAACGCCTTATATGCCGTGGTAAAGTTTTGAAGGACGACCAGCTTCTCTCAGCTTATC atgTGGAAGATGGTCATACGCTACACCTTGTCGTGAGACAACCGGTTGCTTTATCGTCAGAGCTGTCTGATCATGCAG CAACTGATCCAGCATCAAGTACTGGGCTCAATCTGGGCAATCGTGTAGGTCCCGGTATGGTGGTTGGAACCTTCAATATATCGGAGCAGGGTGATGGAGCTTTTCCTGATCTAAATCGG ATTGTTTCCGCTGTACTTAATTCTTTCGGAGTTACAAGATATGGAAGTGGCAGTGGAGCGATTGATCTTAAT CAACCTCTGCTGGAACATCTGTCAACAGCACCTGGCGTCAGTAGTACCAGAAATTTAAGCAGACTGCAATCTGACCAAGCAGCTTCAGTAGCAGTTCCTGTGGAAGCTCTGCAGTCACCG ATTATACCCGATTCATTGACTACTTTGTTACAGTACTTGAGTCACTTGAGACAAGAATTTCTTGCCAACG ATGGAGGGCAGAGTGCAATCGCTCGAAATGCTGGTTCTTTTGAGAGTGATGGGCATGACTTAGAAGCTGCTGCTCATTCTAGTGACCCCAGAGGACTTCTGACACCTGAGTCCTTGGCAGAGGTGATAACAACCACCAGACAACTGCTTCTGGAGCAAGCTACTGAGTGCTTACTG CAACTTTCAGGACAGCTGGAATCTCATTCAAGTGTGATGGATCCGTTGGAGCGGTCAAGAATTCAATCAAATGCTATAAGATCAGGAgctctttttcaaaatttaggtgcaTTGCTGCTTGAGCTTGGTAGGACAATAATGACTCTGAGAATGGGTCGAGCACCG GCTGATGCGCTGGTGAATGCAGGGCCCTCTGTCTTTGTATCCTCAACAGGGCCTAATCCTATCATGGTTCAG CCGCTGCCTTTCCAACCAGGAGCAACTTTTGGTTCAGTTCCTGTTGGCACTGTTCAGCATGGCTCTGGTTTAGCTGGAGGTTCTGCTGGTACAGGGTTTCTCCCAAGAAATATTGACATCAGAATACGAGCAG GATCATTATTTCCTCGAAGAGAGCCAACTAGTTCACAACCTCAGGGGCAAGTTGCTCCAATATCTGCCAATAGTGTAAATTCAGGTCAACAAGATGCTGCACCGCTTGATCGAAATGTACACAACAGGGAACCACAATTGAGAGCAATTCCTATTAGAACTGTAGTTGCTGCAGTCCCCACTTCTGTTGGTCGTGGTTCAGATTCATCTCGTGGTTCAATAGGTATCTTATATCCAGTTTTGGCAAGAGTTCAACATGTATCTTCAGGAAATTCTAGTGGTACAAGAGCATCGCAGGCATCGGACCGCACTGAACAACCTATTCCTGATTCTGCAGCTGAACAGCAAAACTTATCTGGAGGGAATG gcAACAATAATGTACCTTCTGAAGCACTTAATGATCAAGGATTCTCTGGCCGGATCAGAGGAGGACTTGAGCAGCTGCTAAGTACAATATTCCCAGGGGAGCATATCCTCAGTGATGATGCGTACCCCCAAGGTTCAGGTTCTTTTCCTGGCCATTCTGGAGCGGCTCAAGATATTAGTAGTTCTCAGGAGTCAGCATCAATAGTGAGTGGTGACGGGATACTTTTATCTAACATACTGCGTCAGATAATGCCCATACTCTCTGAGAGCAGTCAAGCTGAGTCAAACTTGCCATCTACTGAAGGAGCAATCTCTGATGAAACGCAG GTTGATGGCAATCCAGATCGGATTGCTTCTCCTCATCATCGGCGAGGACCCGACTCACCACCAAGTTCAAAACGTCAGAGG AGGGAGTAA